From Myotis daubentonii chromosome 7, mMyoDau2.1, whole genome shotgun sequence, a single genomic window includes:
- the CCNT2 gene encoding cyclin-T2 isoform X7, whose translation MICMIISPTALFLAAKVEEQARKLEHVIKVAHACLHPLEPLLDTKCDAYLQQTQELVLLETIMLQTLVLFISGFEITIEHPHTDVVKCTQLVRASKDLAQTSYFMATNSLHLTTFCLQYKPTVIACVCIHLACKWSNWEIPVSTDGKHWWEYVDPTVTLELLDELTHEFLQILEKTPSRLKKIRNWRADQAAKKPKVDRQVSETPLLGSSLVQNSILVDSVAGVPANPSFQKPSTSAFPAPVPLNSGNISVQDSHTSDNLSVLATGMPGTSYSLSSHQEWPQHQESARTEQIYSQKQETSLSGSQYNINFQQGPSLSLHSGLHHRPDKISDHSSIKQEYTHKAGSSKHHGPISATPGVIPQKMSLDKYREKRKLETLDLDVRDHYIAAQAEQQHKHVQSQATSSSSVTSPIKMKIPITNAEKPEKYMADKKEKSGSLKLRIPLPPTDKSASKEELKMKIKVSSERHSSSDEGSGKSKHSSPHISRDHKDKHKEHPSNRHHPSSHKHSHSHSGSSSGGSKHSADGIPPTVLRSPVGLSSDGISSSSSSSRKKLHVNDASHNHHAKMSKSSKSSGSSSSSSSSVKQYISSHNSVFNHPLPPPPPVTYQVGYGHLSTLVKLDKKPVETNGPDVHHEYSTNSQHMDYKDTYDMLDSLLSAQGMNM comes from the exons ATGATTTGTATG ATAATATCACCTACTGCATTATTTTTGGCTGCAAAAGTGGAAGAACAGGCTCGAAAACTTGAACATGTTATCAAAGTAGCACATGCTTGTCTTCATCCCCTAGAGCCACTGCTGGATACTAAGTGTGAT GCTTACCTTCAACAAACTCAAGAACTGGTTTTACTTGAAACCATAATGCTACAAACCCTAG TGCTTTTCATTTCAGGTTTTGAGATCACCATTGAGCACCCACACACAGATGTGGTGAAATGTACCCAGTTAGTAAGAG CAAGCAAGGATTTGGCACAGACATCCTATTTCATGGCTACCAACAG TCTACATCTTACCACCTTCTGTCTTCAGTACAAACCAACAGTGATAGCATGTGTATGCATTCATTTGGCTTGCAAATGGTCCAATTGGGAGATTCCTGTGTCAACTGATGGAAAACATTGGTGGGAATATGTGGATCCTACAGTTACTTTAGAATTATTAGATG agttaaCACATGAATTTCTACAGATACTGGAGAAAACGCCTAGTAGGTTGAAGAAGATTCGAAACTGGAGG gcTGATCAGGCGGCTAAGAAACCAAAAGTAGATAGACAAGTATCGGAAACACCGCTTCTTGGTTCATCTCTGGTCCAAAATTCCATTTTAGTAGATAGTGTTGCTGGTGTGCCTGCAAACCCAAGTTTTCAGAAACCATCTACATCAGCATTCCCTGCACCAGTACCTCTGAATTCAGGAAATATTTCTGTTCAAGACAGCCATACGTCTGATAATTTGTCAGTACTAGCAACAGGAATGCCAGGTACCTCATACAGTTTGTCGTCACACCAAGAATGGCCTCAACATCAAGAATCAGCAAGGACCGAGCAGATATATTCACAGAAACAGGAGACATCTCTGTCTGGTAGCCAGTACAACATCAACTTCCAGCAGGGACCTTCTCTCTCCCTGCATTCAGGATTGCATCACAGACCTGACAAAATTTCTGATCATTCTTCTATTAAGCAAGAATATACTCATAAAGCAGGGAGCAGTAAGCACCATGGACCAATATCTGCTACTCCAGGAGTTATTCCTCAGAAGATGTCTTTAGATAAATACAGAGAAAAACGTAAGCTAGAAACCCTTGATCTGGATGTCAGGGATCATTATATAGCTGCCCAGGCAGAACAGCAACACAAACACGTTCAGTCGCAGGCAACCAGCAGCAGCTCTGTAACTTCtcccattaaaatgaaaattcccATCACAAATGCAGAAAAACCTGAAAAATATATGGCAGATAAGAAGGAAAAAAGTGGATCGCTGAAATTACGGATCCCATTACCACCCACTGATAAAAGTGCCAGTAAAGAAGAActgaaaatgaagataaaagtTTCTTCAGAAAGGCACAGCTCTTCTGATGAAGGCAGTGGGAAGAGCAAGCATTCCAGCCCACATATTAGCAGAGACCATAAAGATAAGCACAAGGAACATCCCTCCAACCGCCATCACCCCAGCAGTCACAAGCATTCCCACTCacacagtggcagcagcagtggtggcagtaAACACAGTGCTGATGGAATACCACCCACTGTTCTGAGGAGTCCTGTTGGCCTGAGCAGTGATggcatttcctctagttccagcTCTTCAAGGAAGAAGCTGCATGTCAATGATGCATCTCACAACCATCACGCCAAAATGAGCAAAAGTTCCAAAAGTTCAGGTAGTTCATCTAGTTCTTCCTCCTCTGTTAAGCAGTATATATCCTCTCACAACTCTGTTTTTAACCATCCcttaccccctcctccccctgtcaCATACCAGGTGGGCTACGGACATCTCAGCACCCTCGTGAAACTGGACAAGAAGCCAGTGGAGACCAACGGTCCTGATGTCCATCACGAGTACAGTACAAACAGCCAGCATATGGACTACAAAGACACATACGACATGCTGGACTCGCTGTTAAGTGCCCAAGGAATGAACATGTAA
- the CCNT2 gene encoding cyclin-T2 isoform X8 — translation MLQTLVLFISGFEITIEHPHTDVVKCTQLVRASKDLAQTSYFMATNSLHLTTFCLQYKPTVIACVCIHLACKWSNWEIPVSTDGKHWWEYVDPTVTLELLDELTHEFLQILEKTPSRLKKIRNWRADQAAKKPKVDRQVSETPLLGSSLVQNSILVDSVAGVPANPSFQKPSTSAFPAPVPLNSGNISVQDSHTSDNLSVLATGMPGTSYSLSSHQEWPQHQESARTEQIYSQKQETSLSGSQYNINFQQGPSLSLHSGLHHRPDKISDHSSIKQEYTHKAGSSKHHGPISATPGVIPQKMSLDKYREKRKLETLDLDVRDHYIAAQAEQQHKHVQSQATSSSSVTSPIKMKIPITNAEKPEKYMADKKEKSGSLKLRIPLPPTDKSASKEELKMKIKVSSERHSSSDEGSGKSKHSSPHISRDHKDKHKEHPSNRHHPSSHKHSHSHSGSSSGGSKHSADGIPPTVLRSPVGLSSDGISSSSSSSRKKLHVNDASHNHHAKMSKSSKSSGSSSSSSSSVKQYISSHNSVFNHPLPPPPPVTYQVGYGHLSTLVKLDKKPVETNGPDVHHEYSTNSQHMDYKDTYDMLDSLLSAQGMNM, via the exons ATGCTACAAACCCTAG TGCTTTTCATTTCAGGTTTTGAGATCACCATTGAGCACCCACACACAGATGTGGTGAAATGTACCCAGTTAGTAAGAG CAAGCAAGGATTTGGCACAGACATCCTATTTCATGGCTACCAACAG TCTACATCTTACCACCTTCTGTCTTCAGTACAAACCAACAGTGATAGCATGTGTATGCATTCATTTGGCTTGCAAATGGTCCAATTGGGAGATTCCTGTGTCAACTGATGGAAAACATTGGTGGGAATATGTGGATCCTACAGTTACTTTAGAATTATTAGATG agttaaCACATGAATTTCTACAGATACTGGAGAAAACGCCTAGTAGGTTGAAGAAGATTCGAAACTGGAGG gcTGATCAGGCGGCTAAGAAACCAAAAGTAGATAGACAAGTATCGGAAACACCGCTTCTTGGTTCATCTCTGGTCCAAAATTCCATTTTAGTAGATAGTGTTGCTGGTGTGCCTGCAAACCCAAGTTTTCAGAAACCATCTACATCAGCATTCCCTGCACCAGTACCTCTGAATTCAGGAAATATTTCTGTTCAAGACAGCCATACGTCTGATAATTTGTCAGTACTAGCAACAGGAATGCCAGGTACCTCATACAGTTTGTCGTCACACCAAGAATGGCCTCAACATCAAGAATCAGCAAGGACCGAGCAGATATATTCACAGAAACAGGAGACATCTCTGTCTGGTAGCCAGTACAACATCAACTTCCAGCAGGGACCTTCTCTCTCCCTGCATTCAGGATTGCATCACAGACCTGACAAAATTTCTGATCATTCTTCTATTAAGCAAGAATATACTCATAAAGCAGGGAGCAGTAAGCACCATGGACCAATATCTGCTACTCCAGGAGTTATTCCTCAGAAGATGTCTTTAGATAAATACAGAGAAAAACGTAAGCTAGAAACCCTTGATCTGGATGTCAGGGATCATTATATAGCTGCCCAGGCAGAACAGCAACACAAACACGTTCAGTCGCAGGCAACCAGCAGCAGCTCTGTAACTTCtcccattaaaatgaaaattcccATCACAAATGCAGAAAAACCTGAAAAATATATGGCAGATAAGAAGGAAAAAAGTGGATCGCTGAAATTACGGATCCCATTACCACCCACTGATAAAAGTGCCAGTAAAGAAGAActgaaaatgaagataaaagtTTCTTCAGAAAGGCACAGCTCTTCTGATGAAGGCAGTGGGAAGAGCAAGCATTCCAGCCCACATATTAGCAGAGACCATAAAGATAAGCACAAGGAACATCCCTCCAACCGCCATCACCCCAGCAGTCACAAGCATTCCCACTCacacagtggcagcagcagtggtggcagtaAACACAGTGCTGATGGAATACCACCCACTGTTCTGAGGAGTCCTGTTGGCCTGAGCAGTGATggcatttcctctagttccagcTCTTCAAGGAAGAAGCTGCATGTCAATGATGCATCTCACAACCATCACGCCAAAATGAGCAAAAGTTCCAAAAGTTCAGGTAGTTCATCTAGTTCTTCCTCCTCTGTTAAGCAGTATATATCCTCTCACAACTCTGTTTTTAACCATCCcttaccccctcctccccctgtcaCATACCAGGTGGGCTACGGACATCTCAGCACCCTCGTGAAACTGGACAAGAAGCCAGTGGAGACCAACGGTCCTGATGTCCATCACGAGTACAGTACAAACAGCCAGCATATGGACTACAAAGACACATACGACATGCTGGACTCGCTGTTAAGTGCCCAAGGAATGAACATGTAA
- the CCNT2 gene encoding cyclin-T2 isoform X4: MNNSVSVFKLFLDWRTERLINQKLEYSISTMIEIISPTALFLAAKVEEQARKLEHVIKVAHACLHPLEPLLDTKCDAYLQQTQELVLLETIMLQTLVLFISGFEITIEHPHTDVVKCTQLVRASKDLAQTSYFMATNSLHLTTFCLQYKPTVIACVCIHLACKWSNWEIPVSTDGKHWWEYVDPTVTLELLDELTHEFLQILEKTPSRLKKIRNWRADQAAKKPKVDRQVSETPLLGSSLVQNSILVDSVAGVPANPSFQKPSTSAFPAPVPLNSGNISVQDSHTSDNLSVLATGMPGTSYSLSSHQEWPQHQESARTEQIYSQKQETSLSGSQYNINFQQGPSLSLHSGLHHRPDKISDHSSIKQEYTHKAGSSKHHGPISATPGVIPQKMSLDKYREKRKLETLDLDVRDHYIAAQAEQQHKHVQSQATSSSSVTSPIKMKIPITNAEKPEKYMADKKEKSGSLKLRIPLPPTDKSASKEELKMKIKVSSERHSSSDEGSGKSKHSSPHISRDHKDKHKEHPSNRHHPSSHKHSHSHSGSSSGGSKHSADGIPPTVLRSPVGLSSDGISSSSSSSRKKLHVNDASHNHHAKMSKSSKSSGSSSSSSSSVKQYISSHNSVFNHPLPPPPPVTYQVGYGHLSTLVKLDKKPVETNGPDVHHEYSTNSQHMDYKDTYDMLDSLLSAQGMNM, from the exons ATGAATAATTCAGTCTCTGTGTTCAAGCTGTTTCTAGACTGGAGGACAGAAAGATTAATAAACCAGAAGTTAGAATACAGTATAAGTACAATGATAGAG ATAATATCACCTACTGCATTATTTTTGGCTGCAAAAGTGGAAGAACAGGCTCGAAAACTTGAACATGTTATCAAAGTAGCACATGCTTGTCTTCATCCCCTAGAGCCACTGCTGGATACTAAGTGTGAT GCTTACCTTCAACAAACTCAAGAACTGGTTTTACTTGAAACCATAATGCTACAAACCCTAG TGCTTTTCATTTCAGGTTTTGAGATCACCATTGAGCACCCACACACAGATGTGGTGAAATGTACCCAGTTAGTAAGAG CAAGCAAGGATTTGGCACAGACATCCTATTTCATGGCTACCAACAG TCTACATCTTACCACCTTCTGTCTTCAGTACAAACCAACAGTGATAGCATGTGTATGCATTCATTTGGCTTGCAAATGGTCCAATTGGGAGATTCCTGTGTCAACTGATGGAAAACATTGGTGGGAATATGTGGATCCTACAGTTACTTTAGAATTATTAGATG agttaaCACATGAATTTCTACAGATACTGGAGAAAACGCCTAGTAGGTTGAAGAAGATTCGAAACTGGAGG gcTGATCAGGCGGCTAAGAAACCAAAAGTAGATAGACAAGTATCGGAAACACCGCTTCTTGGTTCATCTCTGGTCCAAAATTCCATTTTAGTAGATAGTGTTGCTGGTGTGCCTGCAAACCCAAGTTTTCAGAAACCATCTACATCAGCATTCCCTGCACCAGTACCTCTGAATTCAGGAAATATTTCTGTTCAAGACAGCCATACGTCTGATAATTTGTCAGTACTAGCAACAGGAATGCCAGGTACCTCATACAGTTTGTCGTCACACCAAGAATGGCCTCAACATCAAGAATCAGCAAGGACCGAGCAGATATATTCACAGAAACAGGAGACATCTCTGTCTGGTAGCCAGTACAACATCAACTTCCAGCAGGGACCTTCTCTCTCCCTGCATTCAGGATTGCATCACAGACCTGACAAAATTTCTGATCATTCTTCTATTAAGCAAGAATATACTCATAAAGCAGGGAGCAGTAAGCACCATGGACCAATATCTGCTACTCCAGGAGTTATTCCTCAGAAGATGTCTTTAGATAAATACAGAGAAAAACGTAAGCTAGAAACCCTTGATCTGGATGTCAGGGATCATTATATAGCTGCCCAGGCAGAACAGCAACACAAACACGTTCAGTCGCAGGCAACCAGCAGCAGCTCTGTAACTTCtcccattaaaatgaaaattcccATCACAAATGCAGAAAAACCTGAAAAATATATGGCAGATAAGAAGGAAAAAAGTGGATCGCTGAAATTACGGATCCCATTACCACCCACTGATAAAAGTGCCAGTAAAGAAGAActgaaaatgaagataaaagtTTCTTCAGAAAGGCACAGCTCTTCTGATGAAGGCAGTGGGAAGAGCAAGCATTCCAGCCCACATATTAGCAGAGACCATAAAGATAAGCACAAGGAACATCCCTCCAACCGCCATCACCCCAGCAGTCACAAGCATTCCCACTCacacagtggcagcagcagtggtggcagtaAACACAGTGCTGATGGAATACCACCCACTGTTCTGAGGAGTCCTGTTGGCCTGAGCAGTGATggcatttcctctagttccagcTCTTCAAGGAAGAAGCTGCATGTCAATGATGCATCTCACAACCATCACGCCAAAATGAGCAAAAGTTCCAAAAGTTCAGGTAGTTCATCTAGTTCTTCCTCCTCTGTTAAGCAGTATATATCCTCTCACAACTCTGTTTTTAACCATCCcttaccccctcctccccctgtcaCATACCAGGTGGGCTACGGACATCTCAGCACCCTCGTGAAACTGGACAAGAAGCCAGTGGAGACCAACGGTCCTGATGTCCATCACGAGTACAGTACAAACAGCCAGCATATGGACTACAAAGACACATACGACATGCTGGACTCGCTGTTAAGTGCCCAAGGAATGAACATGTAA
- the CCNT2 gene encoding cyclin-T2 isoform X9, with the protein MLLKIFSSIENDGALVIFVSTSKDLAQTSYFMATNSLHLTTFCLQYKPTVIACVCIHLACKWSNWEIPVSTDGKHWWEYVDPTVTLELLDELTHEFLQILEKTPSRLKKIRNWRADQAAKKPKVDRQVSETPLLGSSLVQNSILVDSVAGVPANPSFQKPSTSAFPAPVPLNSGNISVQDSHTSDNLSVLATGMPGTSYSLSSHQEWPQHQESARTEQIYSQKQETSLSGSQYNINFQQGPSLSLHSGLHHRPDKISDHSSIKQEYTHKAGSSKHHGPISATPGVIPQKMSLDKYREKRKLETLDLDVRDHYIAAQAEQQHKHVQSQATSSSSVTSPIKMKIPITNAEKPEKYMADKKEKSGSLKLRIPLPPTDKSASKEELKMKIKVSSERHSSSDEGSGKSKHSSPHISRDHKDKHKEHPSNRHHPSSHKHSHSHSGSSSGGSKHSADGIPPTVLRSPVGLSSDGISSSSSSSRKKLHVNDASHNHHAKMSKSSKSSGSSSSSSSSVKQYISSHNSVFNHPLPPPPPVTYQVGYGHLSTLVKLDKKPVETNGPDVHHEYSTNSQHMDYKDTYDMLDSLLSAQGMNM; encoded by the exons ATGTTGTTGAAGATTTTCAGTAGTATAGAAAATGATGGCGCTCTTGTGATATTTGTAAGTA CAAGCAAGGATTTGGCACAGACATCCTATTTCATGGCTACCAACAG TCTACATCTTACCACCTTCTGTCTTCAGTACAAACCAACAGTGATAGCATGTGTATGCATTCATTTGGCTTGCAAATGGTCCAATTGGGAGATTCCTGTGTCAACTGATGGAAAACATTGGTGGGAATATGTGGATCCTACAGTTACTTTAGAATTATTAGATG agttaaCACATGAATTTCTACAGATACTGGAGAAAACGCCTAGTAGGTTGAAGAAGATTCGAAACTGGAGG gcTGATCAGGCGGCTAAGAAACCAAAAGTAGATAGACAAGTATCGGAAACACCGCTTCTTGGTTCATCTCTGGTCCAAAATTCCATTTTAGTAGATAGTGTTGCTGGTGTGCCTGCAAACCCAAGTTTTCAGAAACCATCTACATCAGCATTCCCTGCACCAGTACCTCTGAATTCAGGAAATATTTCTGTTCAAGACAGCCATACGTCTGATAATTTGTCAGTACTAGCAACAGGAATGCCAGGTACCTCATACAGTTTGTCGTCACACCAAGAATGGCCTCAACATCAAGAATCAGCAAGGACCGAGCAGATATATTCACAGAAACAGGAGACATCTCTGTCTGGTAGCCAGTACAACATCAACTTCCAGCAGGGACCTTCTCTCTCCCTGCATTCAGGATTGCATCACAGACCTGACAAAATTTCTGATCATTCTTCTATTAAGCAAGAATATACTCATAAAGCAGGGAGCAGTAAGCACCATGGACCAATATCTGCTACTCCAGGAGTTATTCCTCAGAAGATGTCTTTAGATAAATACAGAGAAAAACGTAAGCTAGAAACCCTTGATCTGGATGTCAGGGATCATTATATAGCTGCCCAGGCAGAACAGCAACACAAACACGTTCAGTCGCAGGCAACCAGCAGCAGCTCTGTAACTTCtcccattaaaatgaaaattcccATCACAAATGCAGAAAAACCTGAAAAATATATGGCAGATAAGAAGGAAAAAAGTGGATCGCTGAAATTACGGATCCCATTACCACCCACTGATAAAAGTGCCAGTAAAGAAGAActgaaaatgaagataaaagtTTCTTCAGAAAGGCACAGCTCTTCTGATGAAGGCAGTGGGAAGAGCAAGCATTCCAGCCCACATATTAGCAGAGACCATAAAGATAAGCACAAGGAACATCCCTCCAACCGCCATCACCCCAGCAGTCACAAGCATTCCCACTCacacagtggcagcagcagtggtggcagtaAACACAGTGCTGATGGAATACCACCCACTGTTCTGAGGAGTCCTGTTGGCCTGAGCAGTGATggcatttcctctagttccagcTCTTCAAGGAAGAAGCTGCATGTCAATGATGCATCTCACAACCATCACGCCAAAATGAGCAAAAGTTCCAAAAGTTCAGGTAGTTCATCTAGTTCTTCCTCCTCTGTTAAGCAGTATATATCCTCTCACAACTCTGTTTTTAACCATCCcttaccccctcctccccctgtcaCATACCAGGTGGGCTACGGACATCTCAGCACCCTCGTGAAACTGGACAAGAAGCCAGTGGAGACCAACGGTCCTGATGTCCATCACGAGTACAGTACAAACAGCCAGCATATGGACTACAAAGACACATACGACATGCTGGACTCGCTGTTAAGTGCCCAAGGAATGAACATGTAA